A stretch of DNA from Maridesulfovibrio sp.:
ATGCTTCTTGAACAGACTCTGGAGGAGCTGGAGGATGATTATGGTGTGGAACTTCTGACCGCTGAAAACGGTGAAGAAGGTCTCGACTGTATCCGAGAAGAGTGTCCTGAACTTGTTTTTCTGGATATAATGATGCCTTATATGAACGGGTATGAAGTGTGCCAGGCTGTCCGGGAGGATGAAAGGCTGGCCGAGGTCAAAATAATTCTGCTGACAGCGAAGGGGCAGGAGGTCGATAGAAAACACGGGCTTGAGCTGGGTGCTGAAAGGTATATGACCAAACCTTTCGATCCGGACGAGATTCTTGACGTTGCCAAATCCATACTCAAACTCGAAGATTGATCATACAGCCGATGAACGAGGGCATTAAGCCGGAGATCCGGCTGAAAAAAATAATAAAACCCAAGAAGCTGAAGGGTTTTTTCCAAAAAGCCGCGCCGCTGCTGCCAGCGGGTGCGGTTTTGTGCGTCTATATAGACGCACAGCTTCTGTTCAGCTTCGGTCCGCACAGTGAAAAAGTTTCGGCACAGATCCTTGTGCCGGTAAAGAACCCCTCAGACGAGGATATGTCCATCGGGGTCTATGTTGACGAGCCGGATGAAATATCCGCTGCAGAAGCCGAGCGTTTCAAGGCTGTTCTGGAAATGCTGGCCTTTTCTATCTCCAATTATATAGAGTCCGAATCAGCGCGCAAACGCATCGGCGAGGAGACTCTTGCCAAGTACAGGGAGCTGGCGCTGCTGCACCGTTCCATTGTGGAACTGAACAATTCCCTGCGCCTGAAAGATGTTATCCGGGCCCTTTCCAACGAATGCCGCAATTCGTCTCTGCCTGCGGAAATGGGTGTAATCTATCTGCCTGAGGAAGGCGGGTTCAGCGTATTTGACAGCTTCGGTTTTTTTGAAGAAGGGCTGTTCAAGCTGCTGGTCAAGAATTCTCTGTTTGAAGATGTCATATCCAGCCTGCGCGGGGAGATAATTAACGATGTGACTCAGGACTCCCGTTGCGGTTATGGACTGCCGGAGAATGTCCGCTCCCTGCTCATAATGCCCATTCCCTCTCCAAGCGTCTGCGAGGGAGTTCTCATCCTGCTTTCTCCGTGTGTAAACGCTTTCAATGCAGCCCATCTCAAGCATGTTTCCACTCTGGCATCCGTCGCCGGAATTTCCATCAGCAATGCGTATAATTTCGAATCAATCAGGGTTCTGATGGATGCGCTGCTCAAGGCCCTGGCCGAGGCTATTGATGCCAGAGACCCTTTTACGGCCGGTCATTCGGACAGGGTTGCCCATCTGGCTGTATCGTTTGCCAGTCAGGTTTCCATGAGCAACGGTCCGTTTGCAGGTGTAACCTTCAGCGATGAACAGCTGCGCGAAATTTTTTACTCCGGCATCCTTCACGACATCGGCAAGATCGGAATCAAGGAAGAGGTTCTTACCAAGAAAACCAGACTGCCGAAATCAATGCTTGATGTAATCGGAATGCGCTTGAAACTTTTCGGAATCCACCACAAGCAGGAATGGGAAGAGAATTACAAGAGGATCAAAAAAATCAATATATCTCTCTGTCCGGCCCAGGATGATCTTGAATTCGTGGACCATATGAGCAATCTGGAATTCAAGGTAAACGGCTCTACAGTGCATATGATTCAGCCGGATGAACGCAAATGCCTGCTGGTTAAAAAGGGCAACCTGACTTCCGAAGAGCGGATGGAGATAGAACGGCATCCGGAAGAAAGCCAGCGCATACTGGAGCACATTCCCTTTCAGGACGATCTTTCGCAATTGCTGACCATTATCGGACAGCATCATGAGAGGTTGGACGGGTCGGGATATCCCCGTGGAATAAAAGGTGATGAAATACTGATCCAGAGCCGCATTCTGGCAATCGTCGACATCTACGATGCCATTACGCAGGAAAGACACTATAAACCTGCCACCCCGCAATCCAAGGCCCTTGAAATTTTATCATGGGAAGCGGATGAAGGTAAGCTGGATAAGGACCTGGTCAGCCTGTTCATTGAAAATATTTCGGAAATAGAAAGCGGGGCGGACTCCATTGATCTTGACCGCCCGGTATCGCCGAGGTTCTGCAAGATTCCTCGGAGTAATTTGAACTAGCCGGGAAGATACCGGATATTTGCCGGCGGACGGGGTTTTTCAGCCCCATTCATCCGGGGAGACCGTCATTTTCGGCTG
This window harbors:
- a CDS encoding response regulator, coding for MPGKILVVDDEVHIRMLLEQTLEELEDDYGVELLTAENGEEGLDCIREECPELVFLDIMMPYMNGYEVCQAVREDERLAEVKIILLTAKGQEVDRKHGLELGAERYMTKPFDPDEILDVAKSILKLED
- a CDS encoding HD domain-containing phosphohydrolase; translation: MCVYIDAQLLFSFGPHSEKVSAQILVPVKNPSDEDMSIGVYVDEPDEISAAEAERFKAVLEMLAFSISNYIESESARKRIGEETLAKYRELALLHRSIVELNNSLRLKDVIRALSNECRNSSLPAEMGVIYLPEEGGFSVFDSFGFFEEGLFKLLVKNSLFEDVISSLRGEIINDVTQDSRCGYGLPENVRSLLIMPIPSPSVCEGVLILLSPCVNAFNAAHLKHVSTLASVAGISISNAYNFESIRVLMDALLKALAEAIDARDPFTAGHSDRVAHLAVSFASQVSMSNGPFAGVTFSDEQLREIFYSGILHDIGKIGIKEEVLTKKTRLPKSMLDVIGMRLKLFGIHHKQEWEENYKRIKKINISLCPAQDDLEFVDHMSNLEFKVNGSTVHMIQPDERKCLLVKKGNLTSEERMEIERHPEESQRILEHIPFQDDLSQLLTIIGQHHERLDGSGYPRGIKGDEILIQSRILAIVDIYDAITQERHYKPATPQSKALEILSWEADEGKLDKDLVSLFIENISEIESGADSIDLDRPVSPRFCKIPRSNLN